In Amaranthus tricolor cultivar Red isolate AtriRed21 chromosome 3, ASM2621246v1, whole genome shotgun sequence, a single window of DNA contains:
- the LOC130807501 gene encoding phosphatidylinositol 4-kinase gamma 7-like, which produces MSKIDSPVQTQAPVGVFKNPLSGEFHGKIPMPTTGRRRVFVQTDTGCVLGMELDRSDNVHTVKRRLQIALNVPTDESSLTYGDMVLKNDLDAIRHDSPLLLKRSSMHRSSSTPCLSPRGGDLQHKDKSGLIEVLGRSERFMVTKQMVKDIVKAIKGGVDPLPVHGGLGGAYYFRNIRGESVAIVKPTDEEPFAPNNPKGFVGRALGQPGLKRSVRVGETGVREVAACLLDHQHFAGVPATALVKITHSIFNVNDGMNGNKPNKKQLVSKIASFQQFIQHDYDASDHGTSNFPVSAVHRIGILDIRIFNTDRHAGNLLVRKLDGVGRFGQVELIPIDHGLSLPESLEDPYFEWIHWPQASIPFSEDELAYIQSLDPEKDCDMLRSELPMIREACLRILMLCTIFLKEAAACGLCLAEIGEMMSREFRSGEEEPSELEIVCIEARRLVEDREWYLPKSEAGEDEFQFDIDCEDPEWDCTPKMGSGEDFFSRSPIFGVNGRNPLSKLEESPEEEDDSEDGDIELEREDFAVLPVPEKFPPMSNLSMSLKNISLGEKVPKLPRMKSENGCSSSGHRSANEQLPASASFVQVADMTEEEWTVFLEKFLELLPPAFDQRRSVTLGQRQRQRLGTSCQF; this is translated from the coding sequence ATGTCTAAGATTGACAGTCCAGTTCAGACTCAAGCCCCTGTGGGGGTTTTCAAGAATCCATTGTCAGGGGAGTTTCATGGGAAGATACCGATGCCGACAACGGGGAGGAGACGTGTGTTTGTGCAGACTGATACTGGTTGTGTGTTGGGGATGGAGCTAGATCGGAGTGATAATGTTCATACTGTGAAGAGAAGGCTGCAGATTGCTCTTAATGTCCCGACTGATGAGAGTTCTTTGACATATGGGGATATGGTGTTGAAGAATGACCTTGATGCTATTCGGCATGATTCACCTCTTCTTTTGAAGAGGAGTAGCATGCATCGGAGCTCATCCACTCCTTGTCTCTCTCCTAGGGGTGGAGATCTCCAGCATAAAGATAAGAGTGGGTTGATTGAGGTGTTGGGGCGGTCAGAGCGGTTCATGGTTACTAAACAGATGGTGAAAGATATTGTTAAGGCGATTAAGGGTGGTGTTGATCCGTTGCCTGTGCACGGTGGTCTTGGAGGTGCTTACTATTTTAGGAACATTAGGGGTGAGAGTGTTGCTATTGTGAAGCCCACTGATGAAGAGCCTTTTGCACCAAACAACCCAAAAGGGTTTGTGGGCAGGGCTCTTGGTCAGCCAGGTCTGAAGCGGTCTGTTCGTGTTGGGGAGACTGGTGTCAGGGAAGTTGCTGCCTGTCTTCTTGATCACCAGCACTTTGCTGGTGTACCTGCAACAGCTTTGGTGAAGATTACACACTCGATCTTCAATGTCAATGATGGGATGAATGGTAACAAACCTAACAAGAAGCAGCTGGTCAGTAAGATTGCATCTTTCCAACAATTCATTCAACATGATTATGATGCCAGTGACCATGGAACATCAAACTTCCCTGTCTCAGCTGTGCATAGAATTGGGATACTGGACATTAGAATTTTTAACACCGATAGGCATGCTGGAAACCTTCTTGTCAGGAAGCTTGATGGTGTGGGAAGATTTGGTCAAGTTGAGCTAATTCCCATCGACCATGGTCTTAGCCTGCCTGAAAGTCTGGAGGATCCGTACTTTGAATGGATTCATTGGCCTCAGGCATCAATCCCATTTTCCGAGGATGAGCTTGCATACATTCAGAGCCTTGATCCAGAAAAGGATTGTGATATGCTTCGTTCTGAGCTGCCAATGATTCGTGAGGCATGCCTTCGTATTTTGATGCTATGCACCATATTTCTCAAGGAAGCTGCGGCCTGTGGTTTATGTCTTGCTGAGATCGGTGAGATGATGAGCAGGGAATTTCGTAGTGGAGAGGAGGAGCCTAGTGAACTTGAGATTGTGTGCATTGAAGCGAGGAGGCTTGTGGAAGATAGGGAATGGTATTTGCCAAAGTCTGAAGCTGGAGAAGATGAATTCCAGTTTGACATTGATTGTGAAGACCCTGAGTGGGACTGTACTCCAAAAATGGGCAGTGGTGAGGACTTCTTTTCCAGGTCACCAATATTTGGCGTGAATGGTAGAAACCCTCTCTCAAAGCTCGAGGAAAGTCCAGAAGAGGAAGATGATAGTGAAGATGGTGACATAGAATTAGAGAGGGAGGATTTTGCGGTGCTTCCTGTTCCTGAAAAGTTCCCACCTATGTCCAATTTATCGATGTCCCTGAAGAACATAAGTCTAGGAGAGAAAGTCCCAAAACTTCCTCGTATGAAATCGGAAAATGGATGTTCATCCTCTGGACACAGGAGCGCAAATGAACAGCTGCCTGCTAGTGCAAGCTTTGTGCAGGTGGCTGACATGACTGAGGAAGAGTGGACTGTCTTTCTCGAGAAGTTCCTAGAACTGTTGCCCCCAGCTTTCGATCAGCGTAGGTCTGTGACTCTTGGGCAGAGGCAGCGACAGAGGCTTGGAACTTCATGCCAGTTTTGA